Proteins found in one Brachyspira murdochii DSM 12563 genomic segment:
- a CDS encoding DUF6320 domain-containing protein, translated as MAYCDNCKLEIETNKNICPLCLKEINSDNKKIVYEEYHSYEWFYKMQKKINAKKIVLLSSLIAIIALIIINIISKSKYNWAVISVSSIIFGYCSYICFTNASLYIRQKLLIEFFMVLPFIIIVDIFTGFHKWSLNYAVSYLSLALNITIFLTALIDRKYFNEYISYIISASFISMLTMIFPLFHFSYIGSLISFAAALIIILAMLILFRIDFISSLKKIFHL; from the coding sequence ATGGCTTATTGTGATAATTGTAAATTAGAAATAGAAACTAATAAAAATATATGTCCTTTATGTCTTAAAGAAATAAACTCTGATAATAAAAAAATAGTATATGAAGAATATCATTCTTATGAATGGTTTTATAAAATGCAGAAAAAAATCAATGCTAAAAAAATAGTATTGTTATCATCATTAATAGCAATTATTGCTTTGATTATAATTAATATCATTTCTAAAAGCAAATATAATTGGGCTGTAATATCCGTATCATCAATAATATTCGGATATTGCAGCTATATATGTTTTACAAATGCATCTTTATATATAAGACAGAAATTATTAATAGAGTTTTTTATGGTTTTACCTTTTATTATAATAGTAGATATTTTCACAGGTTTTCATAAATGGTCATTAAATTATGCTGTATCATATTTATCATTAGCTTTGAATATTACGATATTTTTAACTGCTTTAATTGACAGAAAATATTTTAATGAATATATATCATATATTATATCTGCTTCATTTATATCTATGCTTACTATGATATTTCCTTTGTTTCATTTTTCATATATTGGAAGTTTGATATCATTTGCAGCGGCATTAATAATTATTTTAGCTATGCTCATATTATTTAGAATTGATTTTATCTCATCTCTAAAAAAAATTTTTCATTTATAG
- a CDS encoding alcohol acetyltransferase — translation MKHLYKLDNAAKLFVSIKNKKNIPIFRVSAVLKEEVNPQKLQEALDIAIKRYPTLALMIKKGLFWNYFEENHRKLLIQEDKYYPCYNINSKLNNGYLIRVGYYKYRVFAEIYHSLADAASLISFFKSLLYHYFILTNKTIDDKNEDIFKDNIHTLADYDDSFLVHTKNKKSSVREKKIKNVYLIKGKSFKFYGDNVVHGILDLNKVKEESKKYNVTITSYLLSLLAYSIYETRIKDRLDGKNIVVCLPVNLRQIFPSISLKNFFGVANIAIDTKNKLTFEDIIKKADKDMKDKISKERLENFIYENTKLENNVLAKFIPLFIKNFAVNLAFELFEDKVKTITLSNFGNITLPEDMKEYINHFEAVVYPTINSPLNCGICSFNNKLSITFNRTILETDIIKYFFKYISNIAEVEIYSNDFGVL, via the coding sequence ATGAAACATCTTTATAAATTAGATAATGCAGCAAAACTTTTTGTTTCTATAAAAAATAAAAAGAATATACCAATATTCAGAGTATCAGCTGTATTAAAAGAAGAAGTTAATCCTCAAAAACTTCAGGAGGCATTAGATATAGCCATAAAACGATATCCCACTCTTGCACTTATGATAAAAAAGGGACTGTTTTGGAATTATTTTGAAGAGAATCACAGAAAGCTTTTAATTCAGGAAGATAAATACTATCCTTGTTATAATATTAACAGTAAATTGAATAATGGATATTTAATAAGAGTAGGATACTATAAATATAGAGTTTTTGCTGAAATATATCATTCGCTTGCTGATGCTGCATCACTTATAAGTTTTTTTAAATCTCTGCTTTATCATTATTTTATACTCACAAATAAAACTATAGATGATAAAAATGAAGATATATTTAAAGATAATATACATACTTTGGCAGACTATGATGACAGCTTTTTAGTTCATACAAAAAATAAAAAGTCTTCAGTAAGAGAGAAAAAAATAAAAAATGTTTATTTAATTAAAGGAAAATCTTTTAAGTTTTATGGTGATAATGTTGTGCATGGCATATTGGATTTAAACAAAGTGAAAGAAGAAAGTAAAAAATATAATGTTACTATAACATCATATTTATTATCATTATTAGCATACTCAATTTATGAAACTAGAATAAAAGATAGACTTGACGGAAAAAATATAGTTGTATGTCTGCCTGTAAATTTGAGGCAGATATTTCCTTCTATAAGTTTAAAAAATTTTTTTGGGGTTGCAAACATTGCTATTGATACAAAAAATAAATTAACTTTTGAAGATATTATAAAAAAAGCAGATAAGGATATGAAAGATAAAATATCTAAAGAAAGGCTTGAAAATTTTATCTATGAAAATACAAAATTAGAAAATAATGTATTAGCTAAATTTATTCCTTTGTTTATAAAAAATTTTGCTGTTAACTTAGCATTTGAACTTTTTGAAGATAAAGTAAAAACTATCACATTATCAAATTTTGGTAATATTACTCTTCCAGAAGATATGAAAGAATATATAAATCATTTTGAGGCGGTAGTATATCCTACAATAAACAGTCCTTTAAATTGCGGAATATGCAGTTTTAATAATAAATTATCAATTACATTTAACAGAACAATTTTAGAAACGGATATAATAAAATACTTTTTTAAATATATATCAAATATAGCAGAAGTAGAAATATATTCTAATGATTTTGGAGTATTATAA
- a CDS encoding alpha/beta hydrolase, with product MKENSKITEDDVKEKIRKKNMIGDYLTYPVMAINFLKSDKKIKPLYYKYNNNKAQYILYFAPQIKENESAKKQVIIYIYGGGWREGNANLYKFVGRRFAKEKYHTILLGYRLTPKYKYPCQIEDIFEGLSKALEVLKEKNIDYSNIVVIGSSAGAHLGALLVYNKELQKNYNIDNNIFKGYISLGGPTDLNVCTNEVISAMINQLFEEGYDRKLGNPYNYIDGSEKTRVLCIHSRLDPICDVQNSINFSNKVNSFNDSLADCIIFENKKIYHNNLVNGIFFKDMDNEHILDKVFNWIDSL from the coding sequence ATGAAAGAAAATAGTAAAATAACAGAAGATGATGTTAAAGAAAAAATTAGAAAAAAAAATATGATAGGTGATTATCTTACCTATCCAGTTATGGCAATCAATTTCCTTAAATCTGATAAAAAGATAAAACCATTATATTATAAATATAATAATAATAAAGCACAGTATATACTATATTTTGCTCCTCAAATAAAAGAAAATGAATCAGCAAAAAAGCAGGTTATAATATATATATACGGCGGCGGATGGAGAGAAGGGAATGCTAATTTATATAAATTTGTAGGAAGGCGTTTTGCAAAAGAAAAATATCATACAATTTTATTAGGATACAGGCTAACACCTAAATATAAATATCCCTGTCAAATTGAAGATATATTTGAAGGTTTATCTAAAGCATTAGAAGTATTAAAAGAAAAAAATATTGATTATTCAAATATAGTAGTTATAGGTTCATCAGCAGGGGCACATTTGGGAGCTTTGCTTGTTTATAATAAAGAATTGCAAAAAAATTATAATATTGATAATAATATTTTTAAGGGCTATATATCTTTAGGAGGTCCTACAGATTTGAATGTATGTACTAATGAAGTAATATCAGCTATGATTAATCAGTTATTTGAAGAAGGATACGACAGAAAATTGGGAAATCCTTATAATTATATAGACGGAAGTGAAAAAACAAGAGTTTTATGCATACATTCCAGACTTGATCCTATTTGCGATGTACAGAACTCTATTAATTTTTCAAATAAGGTAAATAGTTTTAATGATTCTCTTGCCGATTGTATAATATTTGAAAATAAAAAAATATATCATAATAATTTGGTTAATGGAATATTTTTTAAAGATATGGATAATGAGCATATATTAGATAAAGTATTTAATTGGATAGATAGTTTGTAG